Sequence from the Melanotaenia boesemani isolate fMelBoe1 chromosome 21, fMelBoe1.pri, whole genome shotgun sequence genome:
GTGGTGTGGTGAGGTACGTTCTCGGGGACCACAGGCAGATGCACTGAGCAGTGTTCCCACCTGTGCCTGTGGTTTCCTCCGCCTCTTACAAAGGGAACCAACCCCGaggtttgtttttcaaatatgCCAGAGTGTAAGACTCTTGTTAGAGCTAGTTTTGGGGGACAATTGGGACAAGAAAGGTGTTTAAACAAATGTGAAGGTTAGTCAAAATGTTAGGTTTATTAGAAGAATTTTATTTGCATAATGACTGATATATTGTAGTGTTAGTTGAAATCACATCAGTATGTATTTAAGTATTCAGGTGATTGATATGGCGGTCTGATTTTGCTCTTGTCAACtctcttttgtctttctttccagATCTCAGACGATTTGAGCCTTTGCTGAGGACATCAGGAAAAGTCTCACATTCAGCAAGTGGACTCCACTATTGGCACTGAATGCAGACTGAAAGGTTATTGGAACTTGGTCTAAacctatttttaaatgtttgatttgatgTAATCTGCTTAAGAATTTTCTGTAACTTTAACATTTGTAAAACTGAGTACATTGAAAGGGACGTATAAGGTGTTATTCctcaactgatttttttttcccctccctcagctgattttttttttttttttttttttctcccttgcTATTTTGATTGGATTTGTATTTGATAGAATTCAAGTAGATTTTTCAGTGAGATCACTTGTTTAACACACTTTCTGGTTGGATATTAAAGTTTCATTTGCAaagttaataaagaaaaagggtGTCATCAATGTTCACAGTATTTAGTTATGTTTGCCATCCTTCAATTTAAAAGTGGCTCACTGTACAGTTATATAAAAGCCACTTGATTTGTGACTTGCTAACTCAGCAGCATAGtttaatggggaaaaaaagaaaaatcaatcttttttttctgtctggttAAAGTTGCTTTCCTATGACTCTAACCCTCTTTCTTGTGTATCTTTTGTGCACTAGGCGCAGTTGTGTAGCAGTTGAATAATGCTGGTTAGCTGTTAAGATGCGGTGCAGTGCGCTGGTGACATGGTGTGGCGTGTTGCGGTGCTGAGTGCCCGGCGCTGTTCCGGGGCTCGACCCTTCGCTGCCGTTTGCCGGTTTGTAAGATCACAGGTGTGGCAGATCATCCATCCTCCTGTCTTGTGacttctccctccctccatgTACTGTTCATATCCTCTCCTCTTTTCAGCCtctatttgtttttcctttctctcttgTTCCTTCCTCTGTGGTATATCCACTGTTTTTACTGGTCTTGCTTGCTTTGAAAATGGGTCCACTGTGACTCCTAGTGGAAGATTCAAAGGGCAGTTGTGGCAGattgtgaaataattttttttttctttttttgtattgcaTTCCTCTGTGAATCTCAATTGTCTTGTAATTGCTTCGGGTGAATGCTAATAAACATCTTTGTTGTAAACAAATTGTGTGTTTACTATTGTTTGCCTATTTTGTGGAACACTTTTCAGCATATGTTTTCAACTCATTGGAAATTAACTTGTCTCAGACATGTGGTCTAAATTATCAAGGGTATAATTGTCAAGGccagaatgttaaaaaaaattattgggTTTAGGCTGGGAGCAGGTGAAGAGGTGTACTGACAGTTGTCCTTGAGATAAGGAAACTTATCCATTAAACTGGCTGAACAGTGGATGAATAATACTGTTTTTAACACAGCTTGCTGGTGACTTTTAAGGAATCCTGGAGACTAATTTCTGTCCctgaaattacaaaactttttgttttccccAATTTagcttaaatttcacatgtgccCAAAAATAAGCACAAAGGGAGAAAATTAATAGAACAAATAGAGCtgagattaaaaatattttatttctgaaaggGACTATCAAagactttgttttgcttttttcaaTTCAGTAAATGTTCTGCAAAATGATCCCTGTCTTTGGTGTTAAGGGACAATAGAATCAAGTCTTAAAACGTTTCCacagaaaaagtaataaatattgaGAAGTATTTACACACTTAAGCATATTTACATGCTATAAGGAAAAAAGTACTAAAGTGAGGAAAAACTGATTTTCTCAGGGGTCTTTGTAAGGATCTTCCAGACATGACTGAGTTGGTGCACAAGgctgaaaaatatatttttctcccagtcagaaagaaaatcacaaTCCTAATATTTATTGGTTTGgtcacattttgttttgcaggttgggcagatttttaaagaaaaccttttataaatatatattttaattcatttaaagattttttatcAATTGTCAGTGTTGCTgacatttatttgctttttcattACATTATTTACCCTAGTAAAACCGTATGATGGGGCTATCAAGCATTGGCCACCCCTAGAATCTGACTGGACCCCACTGATGCCATTCCAAGAAAGGGcaatcaaattttattaaatattttattacccCACAATACCCCAATTTTTTATACCCTACATACAAAACACTAAGGACTCTCTTCTTTACCCACCATTAACCATTACTATTACTTAACCATTACCAGGTCCAGCCCAGGGCAAGATATGCCTCATcatagttaattttttttattattattattttaacatttctgttgTTAATTCATCATCATTTGCTCACTGGTAGTACTTtaacaaatttgtccatgttttgctagcagtgcaaacacaaatttttatttagccTAGCTGCTCCCCACCATAGTATAACTCTGCCTTTAACTGTAATAATTTCCTAAAATGTAGACCTTTTTTCTCTTCTATAACTGGACCCATTCTGGCATTAATAGCTTGATTTAACTGTAGACAGACCAGTGAAATATTTGTGGTGACCTGAATTCAGATGATGTGATTCGGTGCTTGGGTCAATTTATTCTGCTAACTTGTATTTACATCATTGGTCCAAGTTATGGTGATTTCTAGGGACAAACAAGCAGATAAATGGCGTTGATTTTGCTCATGTTTTGTTTACCTCCCAATTTTAATCCCTGCTTGAAaggtgtttcctcaggtaagaATACCTTAACTGACGGTTAACCCGCTTGACTTTATCAGTCTGCTCCTCCCGTACACGGGTTCTGTCAGAAACCATTTCTATGAAGTGAGTTTGTCCCGTTAAAGGGGGATTAACGGCACACACAAGGAGTTCAGAGCCGAGCACGTTGCAGCGCGCCGTGCCAGCCCACCTGTCCAGTATGGTACAACGGCAGGGGGTGGGGAGGCGTACCCAGAGGATGTGACGTCCTGGTCGGAGAGGAGATTGTCCCGTATCCCGCAAACGCTGGCCATTAACGTCGATGTTTGGTGAGGATTATCACAAGAAGCGAGATGGCTGAGTGAGGTGAGTGTAGGCAGTTGGCTCAGGTGAACGGGGAAAGCGGAACAACAACCAGCCAAACAATGGATGTAACTTTTGTTATATCGGCTATCATTTTCACGCTGCTCGCTGTTGTGGTTGCAACGTCGATATTCAAAGGCTCCTCGCCTGCAGCAGACTTAGCAAACGCACGGAGTTATTTCCGACACAGAGTAGACGGTGTGACTGGAGGATTAGAGCAAAACGGCCATGTACCcgagaagaagaagacgaagaaggAAGTGGACGACTGGACTGAGATCAGCGGGAGCTCACACGATCACTGGGATGTAGTTAAAACTGTGCTTTCAGTAAGTGGCCTCTAATCTGTCTGTCATAGTGTATACATAGAGAGGTGTGGTTGTTTGCTTTCTTGAAGTGATTCATTATGTAATGCTCCCCCAATCTGAGGTAAGAATTCCTCCTACTCAGATACAGTCAGACTACATGGCAACGCTGCTGGAAGAAGCACTGAAGTTATTGAATAAATGCTTTTATAAGATTTTGACAACTGTTTAAGCAGGTATCAACATTCAACATATGATATAATATGGAAATATGAAACAAAAGCCATAAATAGTTTGTTCTGCTTTGTAGTGTGATTCAATTTGATCATTATAACTAATAACTTGCAAGCAGTATTTTCAAGCTTTGACCGGTTCCAGTCCAAATGAAGGGATTTCACATTATTTGTAGTTTCCATTTACATAATCTGTAAAGTCAAGGGCTGCAGCAGTAAGCAGCTGAACTGAAACTGTAAGCTTACATTTACACCAATAGCATTAAAACCTCACCTGTGTAAAGAGAGtaacattgttttttgtttgtttgtttgtttgtttgttttaacgcAGTGCTCTGCTAGGAACACCCCATCCTGTCATTGATCTTGACTTTGTGTACAGTATAAGCCCTCTCGGGTATCTATCTAACCAAAAAACTCTGCAGATACAGGTCTGATGGCGTCTGTGAGAAGTGAGCCCAATCCACAAAGATCTTATTCCACAGATCACAGAGTCCAGCTTGTTCCTCCTGTGGCATtcatacaaacataaacataaattttATGTTGCCTCTTTGGAAAATGATTTTGTGATACCATCTGACAGGAGGAGGCACACCCCCATCCTCAcacagaagaagcagcagcaactGAGCACTCCTCCACGTCCAGCTTGTCTGTCCCCAGTTGTGGATCCAGGCACATGAGTTTAGAGGTAGATTTGTCATCTGAGGCCTCGTCAGGGAGGAGCCGTAGGTCATTCATTGGGCTCTCTGATACGGAGCTCCTAAAGTGTGCTTTCTCTTACCCCCAGACCGAAGGAGCCACAGAGAGCCCGGGGACCAACGGTAAGCCCTTTAATGCTTTGAAATATACTCGCTAgttgaatgttttaaaatttattgtCTTTGGTATGTAATATTTCAGGGTTGGCTCATGTattctttttatctgtttaagcAGAGAATATGGAAACGAATCCTAATAATTCCTTGAAGTATGTTCCTGGAAAAGCACGATCCCATCATTTACAGATGATGATGTCCAAAGAGGAgttggaggaggagcagaggtcagtaaaaactgaaaataggGGGTCCACTTTCAGATGAAAACCCATCTATTAAGAAGCTTTAAGCTGTAATTTATGTTTGTTGGTAATTTTGatcctggttttatttatttatttattgagctgacagcttttttaaaagtttaaggaACATGCTCCCAAGTGTCATGATGGAGGAGGCTTTCAAAAAACATGGTGACCTAGATGTTTTAATGATAATTGATCTATGGTATAAATGACCAATTACAGCTTCAAAACTAGGCTATCCTTCTCTATTTGCCCACGTCATCCcagaactacaaaaaaaaaaaaagcttttagcCTTACTGAAAATGGTTGTGTCAGTGTCGCTTCCTCCTCCCTTCCTTTTGCCGCTTCACGTGTGCTGTTCTCACTCAGAGCCTTGCACGTTTACCTGCTCTATCACCACTCGGCTTTAGGCTGGACTGAGTCAAGCAAGCTTGAGCCTTTGCCAGGCATTAGCTCACTGGCCAATAAATGACAGGAGACTTAAAGTCGAGAAACCGCTCATAAGGTTTGCTCGCTGCTTTggggagagagaaaaagtgtTTTCTGTAATGCATCTGCACGCCCTGCTCTTATCATTGCAGGATTCACTCCAACAGATTTTAACTATCTGTGAGCCTGAGAAAGGAGCAAATATGTGGTAAAGTATGAGTTATTCTCACCTCTTTATCCCAGAAGAGTCCCTTTCCAGTCACTATATGAAAACAACTCCAGGCCAATTTGCACTCCCAGTCTTGACCTCAGCAGTGATATTTGCCACTGCAGCTTTTTATTCTCATGTGGCCATGAAGCGACTGATAGCTGTGCAGTGTTACTGATCTGATCCTGCTTTTCCTTCTCCTGCTACCCCAGTATTACCCATTAGATGTGTGTTTCTCAGGTGTGTCACAACAGGTGTTAATTATGTCTTCTATTACCACCTTCAAGGTTAGTTTATTCTTTGAGGACTTTCCTGTGCTTTGCCACAAGGTGGAGTCAAAGTAATACGACACTGAGACGATCAAATAAGATAGCCGTTAATAAAGCCTGTCAGTCACTTAAGCCCCCTTTACAGATCAGTCTTGCCACTATAAGCCACCTTTGCTCTTTCACAAATGAACCAAACAAATTGGCTTTATCCCGCACTCGCAAATTATGGCGTTGTAGAATCAGAGGAAGCATAACATTAACTCGGCCGCATTGGTGTGAAGTGGCATATAAAATGTGCATCTGATATATTCCGCATACCATCTACCTCAGTTAGCACGCATTGTTGTACCTGGTAATGTCGCACATCATGCATGATCAAAGCTTCACATTGCATGGCTTGATGGCGACTTGTGTGAAAACTCACAAGGTGGGCCAGCTCTGCCTATGTTGCTATCTCCTGTCAGCTCAGACGGGTATCAGAGGTGGATTAACTGTGTGCCCATTGCATCTCCAGCCTTTCACAAATCTCACCTGAAGACACCAGACCTGGTTTGAAAAGATTTGTAAAAGGGGCTTTAGAAATGGAAAAGCTGCTCGTCATCTTCAACCCATTCAGCATGATGGCTCTGTTTGATAAATTAACTAACTACTAAAAAATGTTCCCAATAATAAATGAGACTCTGAAGCATTTCCAAAGAGGTGTAACAGTGAATTCTCTGGCACCTGTTAATCTGTTGGTGATTGGTAATTAAACAGTTtgttgtggtttctgtttcttaaCTTACTTTAAATATTTGGTGAAACATACATGTTATTCAGAATATCTTTTTGTAATTCCTTAAATATTCTGAGATTTTTGAAGTGGGCATCAAAAATTGCATAGACATCACTATCACACATTAGAGTAATGAACatgtataaattatatttaataaatactattcattattaaatgatcaacctttcttttaaatctgtatATGTAATTACAACCaaagaatagaaaaagaaggctatttgttatatttgtatatttatagttaaagtaaaatgaatatttatgtTGCTTATAAGCTAAATTTTTGTGCGTTTTATTCGGCCTAATATATGTTTTCACGTTTTGTGTTCATATCTACATctagtaaaaatgtgttttgcttGATGTATTTGTGCAAGTAATCATCATTGTGTAGGATAATTTGTTCCCATTATCAGTGTTTCATTGGTATTTGTCACCCTAGAGTGCAGCGTGAGCAACTTACCGCCATCTTCCAGCTGCTGAAGGATAACAAGGAGACGTTTGGAGATATGTCAGAGGGAGACTTAGAGGAGCAGCTCCGACTCTACTCCATCTGAGACTCCTGAATGAAATCTGCTTCATACCTGTGCTCTTTTACTCCAGAGCTCACCTGAAGGACTAACCCAGCACaccaaatacataaatgtatatatatttattcacaGTATTCAACATGGCTGAGCAGTCCACTCTCACAACAACTGTGTTTTGAATTTTGAAGTCTTTTTCCATGTGTCATGCACACACGCGTGCAACAGGTATTTTACCTGCAAATAATACCAGAAATGGGAtaaaggaattttttttctgttagatGCATCTGCATAACACCCCCCCTTGTTGTGTAATAAACCAGGTTATTgtgaggctgtgtgtgtgtgtgtttttttttgctttaatggTTGTCTCTTGTCAGTAAGCTGTATTGTAGCCCTGCCCAGTCACCTCCATGGCAAGGCATCAAATTATCCAGTCTGCTTTTCCACCTGGTAATAAGTTTCTTGTCTGGCTTGTCTAGAGGGGATGATTAAGGAAGATTAAGCATGGCACAAGGGCTTTTTGTCAAAGACTTTATTGGTGAGATACTTGCGAAAAGTTGGtgatttgttcatgtttaatCAAAGAGCAACACTTCCACTCAGGGATGGCACGTCAGACTTCcaagattttgtttttccttcttactatttcagtcagtgtttctctttttattctgtCAAGGGAACATTTACCACAAATCATCAGGTAAGCTGTGCTTTTGTATATTctatagaaaaaaacaagataaaggTACAAATAAACCAATCTCataagtttgttcatttttgttcaaGAAAAAGTGCCGCATTTATCCTGCTAATGCTTTTCTGATGTTTGTTAATCAACCTTAAAATGCAGCTGGAAAGCCGTCTCAAAAAACCTGAGGTCCAGAGAAAAGGGCAGCTTGTTTGATAACTATGCTGTACTACAGCAAGAGAAAGGAAACTGGACTCCGCCGTCTGTTGTCTTTACCACATCACACAAAGCAAAATTTGCTGATACAACCCAGAGGAGCTCAGAgactaaactaaaaaatgatCTAATTACCACATCTCCACAAACTGAGACTCCTATTCCCATCGTCTTCCATAAATCCTTCAATAAGCTTCCTCAGTGGGATTTTGAGGATGTTTATAATGAGGATGCCCCACCTAGACTGACGGTAATTATGTTAAGACATTAAACCAAAAAAATGTATAACCTTTATGGGTGTGGTAAAGCAGTAAGCCATGCATCTTCTTGAAATTTCTTCACATCTTGAGCTATCATCAGTTGGTTTGAATGACTTCTTGTTCATTTCTATCTTTTGTCTCCTGAGCTTTCACTAAACAAGTTATAGacacaaacattttctcttatAGATTTGTCTTATAACTGAATCTTTTTATCACATTCAGAATTGTGCTCCGTCTCTGCGAAACTTGAAGGACGAGGCTTTCCAGAAGGATTTTCTTCCCAACATACGTTTGTTTCTGTACAAAGACAATATTGACATGAGGGAGTGGAACCGACTGTCACATTTTAACAGTCCTTTTGGTTTTATGGAATTGAAGTACGATGGTAggtgtttctttttgtctgagACAGTATTTCATAACTACTTTGTGAAATTGATGAGTAACAGAAAGGTATTTTACTTCTTTAATGCAGATATTTCCAAACTTTGCCTTCTATTGTTTTGGTAAAGTTGCAttgttataaaatatttaatcttttgatTTAATCTTTGGGGAAATTCGTCCCAGATGgtttaaagagaaataaagagtAATCCATTTGAACTGCTTCACACATTTTTCACATAGAGCTTTTAATGAGGCACATTCAAGAAAAATTGACTTCTGGTTTCAGTCAAGTATTTACAGTAGACTATGCCATcttagtttttttctcttttttttctcagctttttCTCTGAACTAAAACATCTATACAGCTTTGACCATGTCCATATTATTATCCAATACTGTAGCACAATCAAGAACATTACATCAATCTTCTGTGTTTTCTCACATAAGGCAAATGCTTTCTTGAATCATTCAGGAGTTTAACTAGCCAAAGTAACCGAGTTAAACTACAGAATAAAACAGCGAGTAAAATGagccagaataaaaacatatatgaaCTAGATCCAGAAAAGAAGATAATTAAAGCAAAGAACCAACACTAACCCACAGCTTTGATTGACCCAGCATTTACTTTTCTATCCAGCCATTAAACAGGGAAAGCACTATGGTCTATCACTGCTTTACTGTTCAGTTATCCCTAATATTGTGAAAATCTGCAGCGgacagattaataaaatatatttaattggtacatgacatatttttttaataaacatgaaaaattcaGACTTCAGAAAAGACCTTCAATTTGAGTATTTTAGAGCTAACCAGCAAACTGAAATTTGCTATAAAGAGCTATAAACCCTAAGAAGAGCTGAAAATTCTCTCTAGGTTCACACCAGTAAGTGTATTCCTATTTTCATATGGTCATATATGATATTGTTAAAGAAAGTTCAGTAAGATGCTGCAGTTAATATTAGTTAGTTATATATTAACAGCATATTTTTGAGCTCTACTTAAACAGCAGCCTGAGTTTCTATTCATATTTCATTTGTTTGCAGATGTAATGGCTTCAGTGAAACTGATTCCTAAACCAAAAGAGCCTCTGCTCCTTCCAAAACCAACTGGAAACGGCTGTGTGCACTGTGCTGTGGTGGGCACTGCAGGAATCCTTAACGGATCAAAACTAGGGGCTGAGATTGACGCTCACGATTATGTGTTTCGGTAAGAAAGTGGGAGAAGTAATTTTGTTCATTGGGATTATTGTGTAATAAGATTGAAAAGCAAAGGCTTAACTGTAATAAATTGTGGGGACCATGCTTGTTTTTGCATGACGCAGAGGTAAACACATTTAGCACTAACTGTTCCAGCTGAGACTATATTCAATTTTGTGTGTGAACCCATTCGGATAAGATATGGACAAGCTAATAACTTAAGCACATGCACCAGTTATGACTACATAGCCTACTAATTAAATATCTGTCAGTGACCTTCTGTAACACCTCGCAGTGACAACAATCACatcttttatctatttttaaaacatctttcacAAGTGTATGgggattttgttctttttttgctttgttggaCTCAGTTGATTGAAACAGTCCCAGTCTTCATTGTTGCTAAATGTCAAAACCCAGCTGTTTTTGGTCAAACATGCTTAGCTGATGTCTGTCAAGGAAATGAATGGTACAAGCCAAGTTACCAGCTCATACACAAATACAATCATCTATCAATTAATGGAGAAATGCAAcacaattaattcattttaactattttaaagcATGATTAAAGTACGTGTGTGAccactatttttcttttaattaaaatgattataaaatgTCATGATTATTTGTCTACCGGCATCACATATCAGTAGGTACTGGTCCAGTGAGAATATGTCTGAGGTTTAAAATAATGACTTTGATATATACTGGTCATTTCCTGCTAAATGTAGTTAATGATGATCTGTGCA
This genomic interval carries:
- the LOC121633036 gene encoding uncharacterized protein LOC121633036 isoform X3 — translated: MDVTFVISAIIFTLLAVVVATSIFKGSSPAADLANARSYFRHRVDGVTGGLEQNGHVPEKKKTKKEVDDWTEISGSSHDHWDVVKTVLSEEAHPHPHTEEAAATEHSSTSSLSVPSCGSRHMSLEVDLSSEASSGRSRRSFIGLSDTELLKCAFSYPQTEGATESPGTNAENMETNPNNSLKYVPGKARSHHLQMMMSKEELEEEQRIHSNRF
- the LOC121633036 gene encoding uncharacterized protein LOC121633036 isoform X4 — protein: MDVTFVISAIIFTLLAVVVATSIFKGSSPAADLANARSYFRHRVDGVTGGLEQNGHVPEKKKTKKEVDDWTEISGSSHDHWDVVKTVLSEEAHPHPHTEEAAATEHSSTSSLSVPSCGSRHMSLEVDLSSEASSGRSRRSFIGLSDTELLKCAFSYPQTEGATESPGTNENMETNPNNSLKYVPGKARSHHLQMMMSKEELEEEQRIHSNRF
- the LOC121633036 gene encoding uncharacterized protein LOC121633036 isoform X1, coding for MDVTFVISAIIFTLLAVVVATSIFKGSSPAADLANARSYFRHRVDGVTGGLEQNGHVPEKKKTKKEVDDWTEISGSSHDHWDVVKTVLSEEAHPHPHTEEAAATEHSSTSSLSVPSCGSRHMSLEVDLSSEASSGRSRRSFIGLSDTELLKCAFSYPQTEGATESPGTNAENMETNPNNSLKYVPGKARSHHLQMMMSKEELEEEQRVQREQLTAIFQLLKDNKETFGDMSEGDLEEQLRLYSI
- the LOC121633036 gene encoding uncharacterized protein LOC121633036 isoform X2; the protein is MDVTFVISAIIFTLLAVVVATSIFKGSSPAADLANARSYFRHRVDGVTGGLEQNGHVPEKKKTKKEVDDWTEISGSSHDHWDVVKTVLSEEAHPHPHTEEAAATEHSSTSSLSVPSCGSRHMSLEVDLSSEASSGRSRRSFIGLSDTELLKCAFSYPQTEGATESPGTNENMETNPNNSLKYVPGKARSHHLQMMMSKEELEEEQRVQREQLTAIFQLLKDNKETFGDMSEGDLEEQLRLYSI
- the LOC121633036 gene encoding matrix-remodeling-associated protein 7-like isoform X5 — protein: MDVTFVISAIIFTLLAVVVATSIFKGSSPAADLANARSYFRHRVDGVTGGLEQNGHVPEKKKTKKEVDDWTEISGSSHDHWDVVKTVLSEEAHPHPHTEEAAATEHSSTSSLSVPSCGSRHMSLETEGATESPGTNAENMETNPNNSLKYVPGKARSHHLQMMMSKEELEEEQRVQREQLTAIFQLLKDNKETFGDMSEGDLEEQLRLYSI
- the LOC121633036 gene encoding matrix-remodeling-associated protein 7-like isoform X6, coding for MDVTFVISAIIFTLLAVVVATSIFKGSSPAADLANARSYFRHRVDGVTGGLEQNGHVPEKKKTKKEVDDWTEISGSSHDHWDVVKTVLSEEAHPHPHTEEAAATEHSSTSSLSVPSCGSRHMSLETEGATESPGTNENMETNPNNSLKYVPGKARSHHLQMMMSKEELEEEQRVQREQLTAIFQLLKDNKETFGDMSEGDLEEQLRLYSI
- the LOC121632612 gene encoding alpha-N-acetylgalactosaminide alpha-2,6-sialyltransferase 1-like isoform X1 is translated as MARQTSKILFFLLTISVSVSLFILSREHLPQIISWKAVSKNLRSREKGSLFDNYAVLQQEKGNWTPPSVVFTTSHKAKFADTTQRSSETKLKNDLITTSPQTETPIPIVFHKSFNKLPQWDFEDVYNEDAPPRLTNCAPSLRNLKDEAFQKDFLPNIRLFLYKDNIDMREWNRLSHFNSPFGFMELKYDDVMASVKLIPKPKEPLLLPKPTGNGCVHCAVVGTAGILNGSKLGAEIDAHDYVFRMNGAIIEGFEEDIGNRTSVYVHTAHSITASPFFFQKYGYTSVPHDEGIKYVLIPEGMSDFQWLEGLLKGERISAGKYANKEPRTYYSGQYNESRFYVLHQDFLRYVRNRFLRSSNLNTTYWPIVRPTNGAFTLFLALHTCDIVSAYGFITEDYNKYSNYYFQKRIKSDLIFYINHDYNLEKDLWKSLHDRKIINLYQRTGPQEETEKLKESWYST